A single genomic interval of Syntrophobotulus glycolicus DSM 8271 harbors:
- the pgeF gene encoding peptidoglycan editing factor PgeF: protein MGWQWQKGKTLNYLIIEEWAEKGVTAAFSSRSGGLSNGPYTSLNIGLHVEDKQETVLANRKRLLDEWSIPFEDCVVADQVHGRHIQFITGEDRGKGMESTGTAIPSTDGMLTNSGIALMAFFADCVPVFFFHPDIRIIGLAHAGWKGTASGIAGKMIEKISSYGGHPSRCLVGIGPCIGKCCYEVDENVIEAINEKVLNIARVAAPVEKNESAKKKYKLDLAAANREILLAGGVHPSNIWESGMCTSCQEEDFYSYRRDNGRTGRMAGLIKMC, encoded by the coding sequence ATGGGCTGGCAGTGGCAAAAAGGTAAAACATTAAATTATTTAATCATTGAGGAGTGGGCGGAAAAAGGTGTCACGGCTGCTTTTTCGTCGCGTAGCGGAGGGCTCAGCAACGGTCCCTATACGTCCCTCAATATCGGTCTTCATGTGGAGGACAAGCAAGAAACAGTCCTGGCCAACCGCAAAAGATTATTGGATGAATGGAGCATACCTTTTGAGGACTGTGTGGTGGCGGACCAGGTTCATGGCCGTCATATCCAGTTTATTACGGGTGAAGACAGAGGGAAAGGTATGGAAAGTACCGGGACGGCTATTCCTTCAACCGATGGGATGCTTACGAACAGCGGGATCGCTTTAATGGCTTTTTTCGCAGACTGTGTACCTGTGTTCTTCTTCCATCCAGATATCAGGATCATTGGTCTGGCTCATGCGGGCTGGAAAGGCACTGCGTCAGGAATTGCCGGCAAAATGATCGAAAAAATCAGCAGTTATGGCGGTCATCCGTCACGTTGCCTGGTCGGAATCGGTCCCTGCATCGGCAAGTGCTGTTATGAAGTCGATGAAAACGTGATTGAGGCGATTAATGAAAAAGTTCTCAATATCGCCCGTGTGGCAGCCCCCGTCGAAAAGAATGAATCAGCAAAGAAAAAATACAAGCTGGACTTGGCGGCGGCAAATAGAGAAATTCTTCTCGCTGGGGGAGTTCATCCCTCAAACATTTGGGAAAGCGGAATGTGTACTTCATGCCAGGAAGAAGATTTTTACTCATACCGAAGAGACAACGGCCGGACGGGCAGAATGGCCGGACTGATCAAGATGTGTTAA
- the sigG gene encoding RNA polymerase sporulation sigma factor SigG, with protein sequence MVLNKVEICGVNTSKLPVLSGAKMKELFTKMQAGDGTIREQLIKGNLRLVLSVIQRFSNRGEHVDDLFQVGCIGLMKAIDNFDLSQNVKFSTYAVPMIIGEIRRYLRDNNSIRVSRSLRDIAYKALQIRDKLATECSREPTIQEIAAKLETPQEEVILALDAIQEPVSLFEPIYHDGGDPIYVMDQIGDHKQSDRIWLESLSIKEGIERLGEREKRIISLRFFQGKTQMEVAEEIGISQAQVSRLEKAALKHMRKHV encoded by the coding sequence ATGGTTTTGAACAAAGTGGAAATATGCGGAGTGAACACATCGAAACTGCCTGTCCTGAGTGGTGCAAAAATGAAAGAACTGTTTACAAAAATGCAAGCGGGCGACGGCACGATACGTGAGCAGTTGATTAAAGGCAACCTGCGCCTGGTTTTAAGTGTGATTCAGAGATTCAGCAACAGGGGAGAGCATGTCGACGATTTGTTTCAGGTAGGCTGTATCGGGCTCATGAAAGCAATTGATAATTTTGATCTCAGCCAGAATGTCAAATTTTCAACTTATGCTGTTCCTATGATCATCGGAGAGATCAGAAGATATTTAAGAGACAATAATTCGATCAGAGTCAGCAGGTCTTTAAGGGATATCGCTTATAAAGCCCTGCAGATCAGAGATAAATTGGCGACAGAATGCTCCCGGGAACCGACCATCCAGGAAATCGCGGCAAAATTGGAGACACCCCAGGAAGAAGTGATCTTGGCCCTGGATGCCATTCAGGAACCGGTTTCCTTATTTGAACCGATTTACCATGATGGCGGCGATCCGATCTATGTCATGGATCAGATCGGTGATCATAAGCAATCCGACCGGATCTGGCTGGAAAGTCTGTCAATCAAAGAAGGGATTGAGCGGCTGGGGGAACGGGAAAAAAGAATTATCTCTCTCCGGTTTTTTCAAGGCAAGACTCAAATGGAAGTAGCTGAAGAAATCGGGATATCCCAAGCCCAGGTATCGCGTTTGGAAAAAGCGGCCCTTAAGCACATGCGTAAACATGTATGA
- a CDS encoding sigma-E processing peptidase SpoIIGA, translating into MYYLDIVLLINGLMDALILLFASKLLHRRIYPAFLISGALLGEIPILLALFPYNPLVHLSKVIIPLAVAGIGMRARSWGDLWECFLYFTVLTAMTGGAAYAGIVWFGLADTAAGFSLTLDNIWLLLALILVLCLCYRLWGKNNGKQSFFSQVLYRIELDFGGGSVLKTTALLDTGNELRDPLTDKPMILIQENVSLTALPRPIAEFLQCPWRDLADPCSLLWNSSNNIAERVTFIRVKGVNGQSWLPGVRSVRLKITEDGSVREKTVTAVIVPQLLSSDNKFEALLHPDHVCREKYREEIA; encoded by the coding sequence ATGTATTACCTGGATATTGTTTTATTGATTAATGGGCTGATGGATGCCCTGATCCTCCTTTTTGCTTCCAAGCTTCTCCACCGCAGGATCTATCCCGCTTTCCTTATTTCAGGCGCTCTGCTCGGAGAAATCCCCATCCTGCTTGCATTGTTCCCGTACAATCCCCTGGTTCATTTAAGCAAAGTGATCATTCCTCTGGCCGTAGCGGGGATAGGCATGCGGGCAAGGTCCTGGGGCGATCTTTGGGAGTGCTTTCTCTATTTTACCGTTCTCACGGCCATGACCGGCGGAGCGGCTTACGCAGGAATCGTTTGGTTTGGATTAGCCGATACGGCTGCCGGCTTCAGCCTGACGCTCGATAATATCTGGCTGCTCCTGGCGCTGATCCTGGTGCTTTGCTTATGCTACAGGTTATGGGGGAAAAACAATGGTAAACAATCTTTTTTTAGTCAGGTGCTGTACCGGATCGAATTGGATTTCGGCGGCGGGTCTGTTCTGAAAACGACGGCTCTCCTCGATACCGGAAATGAGCTGAGGGATCCCCTGACAGATAAGCCGATGATATTGATTCAGGAAAATGTTTCCTTAACAGCTTTGCCCCGGCCAATTGCCGAATTTCTGCAATGTCCGTGGCGCGATCTGGCCGACCCCTGTTCTCTGCTCTGGAACAGCAGCAATAACATCGCGGAGAGGGTGACCTTCATTCGGGTAAAAGGAGTAAACGGCCAGAGCTGGCTGCCGGGTGTCAGATCAGTCCGGTTAAAAATAACAGAGGACGGTTCCGTCCGGGAAAAAACCGTAACAGCGGTGATTGTGCCGCAGTTATTGAGCTCGGATAACAAATTTGAAGCTCTTCTGCATCCCGATCATGTCTGCAGGGAAAAATACAGGGAGGAAATCGCATGA
- the sigE gene encoding RNA polymerase sporulation sigma factor SigE, with protein MMMWGKNIINLWGRKTANLFRNAAGAVLNKIRRVKTVFYVGSSEALPPPLSFDEEEELILRLEKGDLSVKGTLIERNLRLVVYISRKFENTGISIEDLVSIGTIGLIKAVNTFDPTKKIKLATYASRCIENEILMYLRRNNKIRSEVSFDEPLNIDWDGNELLLSDVLGTENDIISKPIEEEVDRQLLAQAMSSLSEREQLIMELRFGMGGKEEKTQKEVADKLGISQSYISRLEKKIIKRLRKEFVRLE; from the coding sequence ATGATGATGTGGGGAAAGAATATCATTAATCTGTGGGGCAGAAAAACAGCAAACCTGTTTAGAAATGCTGCCGGCGCGGTGTTGAATAAAATCAGGAGAGTAAAAACTGTTTTCTATGTGGGAAGCAGTGAAGCACTGCCTCCGCCTCTAAGCTTTGATGAAGAAGAAGAACTGATCCTCAGACTGGAAAAGGGCGATCTGAGTGTGAAAGGGACATTAATCGAGAGGAATCTTCGTTTGGTCGTTTATATTTCCCGCAAATTTGAAAATACAGGGATCAGTATTGAAGACCTCGTTTCTATCGGCACAATAGGGCTGATTAAAGCAGTGAATACGTTTGACCCCACAAAGAAGATCAAACTGGCAACGTATGCTTCTCGCTGTATCGAGAATGAAATCCTGATGTATTTGCGCAGAAATAATAAAATCAGGTCGGAAGTCTCATTTGACGAACCGCTGAATATCGACTGGGACGGAAATGAATTGCTTCTTTCCGATGTATTGGGAACAGAGAATGATATCATCTCCAAGCCTATTGAAGAAGAGGTTGACAGACAGCTTCTGGCCCAGGCGATGTCTTCGCTGAGTGAGAGAGAACAGCTGATTATGGAACTCCGGTTCGGGATGGGCGGCAAAGAGGAAAAGACCCAGAAGGAAGTGGCGGATAAACTGGGAATTTCCCAATCCTATATTTCCCGTCTGGAAAAAAAAATCATCAAAAGACTGCGTAAAGAATTTGTGCGTTTGGAATAA
- a CDS encoding YlmC/YmxH family sporulation protein: MKVSEMRMLDIINVEDGRRLGPILDLDIDLEKGIMKGLVVMVTAKGRSFFGSNRGGDAFIPWERVVKIGVDVILVDAKDIVSLNG; this comes from the coding sequence ATGAAAGTGTCTGAAATGCGTATGCTGGATATTATCAATGTTGAAGATGGCCGCAGGCTGGGGCCCATACTTGATCTGGATATCGATCTGGAGAAAGGGATCATGAAAGGTCTTGTCGTTATGGTCACAGCCAAAGGCCGAAGCTTTTTTGGAAGCAACCGGGGAGGGGACGCCTTTATTCCCTGGGAGAGAGTGGTCAAGATCGGGGTTGATGTGATCCTGGTAGATGCTAAGGATATTGTCAGTTTAAACGGCTAG
- a CDS encoding HlyD family efflux transporter periplasmic adaptor subunit, whose protein sequence is MAGKKKARGKIKYFVLFALGCTLFYWAYDTAWFPRSLQYAVAEQGNLNHETKTKATFANRETVLTAPIEGRVTYLCDDGQRLSKGEETMSILPGGVDYGVKLQAVTVNAPVTGLFSQECDGLEEIITPENLINMDLSRLLLEMNKSGQPQTENNSLIPVNSAVGKIIDNLSPSYAFIELPSIQGLALNQSINLTVDQEEHLSTIVRLSDHPVGIVVKCASFVNGSMRPRVREITVRTQKASDGTIVPLSALSTKGQTQGIYVEENGVVRFKEVEIIDQNETEVCVKGISAKTQVVVNPQEGIEGTLVR, encoded by the coding sequence ATGGCCGGTAAGAAAAAGGCCCGGGGTAAAATAAAATATTTTGTTTTGTTTGCGCTTGGCTGTACCTTGTTTTACTGGGCATATGATACAGCTTGGTTTCCCCGCAGCCTTCAATATGCCGTTGCTGAACAGGGAAACCTCAATCATGAAACGAAGACCAAAGCAACTTTTGCTAACCGGGAAACTGTTTTAACCGCTCCCATCGAAGGCCGGGTGACCTACCTCTGTGACGACGGCCAGCGTTTAAGCAAAGGGGAAGAGACCATGTCAATTCTGCCTGGAGGGGTAGATTACGGTGTCAAGTTACAGGCAGTCACGGTCAATGCACCTGTTACAGGCCTTTTTTCTCAAGAATGTGATGGCTTGGAGGAAATAATCACCCCGGAGAATTTAATCAATATGGATTTATCCAGGCTGTTATTGGAAATGAACAAATCAGGGCAGCCTCAAACGGAAAATAACAGCCTGATTCCGGTGAACAGCGCCGTTGGGAAAATTATTGACAATCTTTCACCAAGCTATGCCTTTATTGAGCTTCCTTCAATTCAAGGCTTAGCATTGAATCAAAGCATTAATCTGACAGTGGATCAGGAGGAGCATCTTTCCACAATCGTGAGACTGTCCGATCATCCGGTTGGTATTGTGGTCAAATGCGCCAGTTTTGTCAACGGGTCAATGAGGCCGAGAGTCAGGGAAATTACGGTCAGGACGCAGAAGGCATCGGATGGGACAATTGTTCCTTTATCCGCTCTGAGCACAAAGGGTCAGACCCAGGGAATTTATGTGGAAGAAAATGGAGTTGTCAGATTTAAAGAGGTGGAGATTATTGATCAAAATGAAACTGAGGTTTGTGTAAAGGGGATTTCAGCAAAAACCCAGGTTGTCGTAAACCCGCAGGAAGGGATCGAGGGGACATTAGTGAGATAA